A genome region from Microbacterium sp. CGR2 includes the following:
- a CDS encoding carbohydrate ABC transporter permease encodes MSRATTTGRTKLPPEQPSIPQRSGGTGAYWLYLLPGFVLLLVIVIVPLVWNLYLTFTKWRGVRSPEFIGLENWQKILTDSDFWTSFTNSVWMILAMVVVPTIVGLIVAALLFDVVGRKFGGKVGSFLRATYYLPQILPIAVAGIVIGWIVRPGGDGALNQILGWFGVPPYDWLGQMPSALIVLMVVMVWVQLGYPVVVFMAALQRVDPELYEAAELDGANWFQRFSAITMSIIRPEIFVVTLTCTIAALKVFGPVYIITRGGPAGATLVPAYYAYQEFFTKRNVGYGATIATVLTIVVVIVSIIFIRVQNSLERKERAGL; translated from the coding sequence ATGTCTCGTGCCACAACCACGGGCCGCACGAAGCTGCCGCCCGAACAGCCCTCGATTCCGCAGCGCAGCGGTGGGACGGGCGCCTACTGGCTGTACCTGCTCCCCGGCTTCGTCCTGCTGCTGGTCATCGTCATCGTGCCGCTCGTCTGGAACCTGTACCTCACGTTCACGAAATGGCGTGGCGTGCGAAGCCCGGAGTTCATCGGGCTGGAGAACTGGCAGAAGATCCTCACCGACAGCGACTTCTGGACGTCTTTCACCAACTCGGTGTGGATGATCCTCGCGATGGTCGTCGTCCCGACGATCGTCGGACTCATCGTCGCCGCGCTCCTCTTCGACGTCGTCGGTCGCAAGTTCGGCGGCAAGGTCGGCAGCTTCCTGCGCGCCACGTACTACCTGCCGCAGATCCTGCCGATCGCCGTCGCGGGCATCGTGATCGGATGGATCGTGCGCCCCGGCGGCGACGGAGCCCTCAATCAGATCCTCGGATGGTTCGGCGTCCCACCCTACGACTGGCTGGGTCAGATGCCCTCCGCCCTCATCGTGCTCATGGTCGTCATGGTGTGGGTACAGCTCGGCTACCCCGTGGTCGTGTTCATGGCCGCCCTCCAGCGCGTCGATCCGGAGCTCTACGAGGCCGCGGAGCTCGACGGCGCCAACTGGTTCCAGCGGTTCTCCGCCATCACGATGAGCATCATCCGCCCCGAGATCTTCGTCGTCACCCTGACCTGCACGATCGCGGCCCTCAAGGTCTTCGGTCCGGTCTACATCATCACGCGCGGTGGCCCCGCAGGCGCGACCCTCGTGCCCGCCTACTACGCGTATCAAGAGTTCTTCACCAAGCGAAACGTGGGTTATGGGGCGACGATCGCCACCGTGCTCACCATCGTCGTGGTCATCGTGTCCATCATCTTCATCCGCGTGCAGAACTCCCTCGAGCGGAAAGAAAGGGCGGGTCTGTGA
- a CDS encoding ABC transporter substrate-binding protein, producing the protein MARNTRRTKALVAMAALTATGVALSGCTAGSGDDGGDGETLKLWHYEGADSAMGKAWAEAITIFEEETGATVEFEEKSFEQIQKTASQVLDTDAAPDLMEFNKGNATAGFLASTGLIADISDAVEEYGWDEKLAPSLQTTAKYDEAGVMGGDTWFGVPNYGEFVGVYYNEDAFAEAGLEIPTTYEEFVAVLDAFVAQGVTPLAEAGAEYPLGQLWYQLALLEGDRGFVDDYQLYKDEVDWQGPEVTAATETLKEYVDKGYIASDVSSVKAEDAGVSFINGTSPIFVSGSWWFGRFVTEATGFDWSMAAFPGADLSLGSSGNLWVVPENAANADLAYEFIDITMRPEIQAIIGNNGGLPVAADTADITDEKSAELIETFNGVLEADGLSFYPDWPAPGFYDVIVQELQGLVTGVQDVKTTNTNLGEQYDEGTAEYR; encoded by the coding sequence ATGGCACGCAACACCCGCAGAACGAAAGCGCTGGTCGCGATGGCCGCGCTCACCGCGACCGGGGTCGCCCTGAGCGGCTGCACCGCCGGCTCCGGCGATGACGGCGGCGACGGCGAGACGCTGAAGCTCTGGCACTACGAGGGCGCCGACAGCGCGATGGGCAAGGCATGGGCCGAAGCCATCACGATCTTCGAAGAGGAGACCGGCGCGACGGTCGAGTTCGAGGAGAAGTCCTTCGAGCAGATCCAGAAGACCGCCAGCCAGGTTCTCGACACCGATGCCGCTCCCGACCTGATGGAGTTCAACAAGGGCAACGCCACCGCGGGTTTCCTCGCCTCCACCGGCCTCATCGCCGACATCTCCGACGCGGTCGAGGAGTACGGCTGGGACGAGAAGCTGGCACCGTCGCTGCAGACCACGGCGAAGTACGACGAGGCCGGCGTCATGGGCGGAGACACCTGGTTCGGCGTTCCGAACTACGGCGAGTTCGTCGGCGTCTACTACAACGAGGATGCGTTCGCCGAAGCGGGCCTCGAGATCCCCACGACGTACGAGGAGTTCGTCGCGGTCCTCGACGCGTTCGTCGCCCAGGGCGTCACCCCCCTGGCCGAGGCTGGTGCGGAGTACCCGCTCGGACAGCTCTGGTATCAGCTCGCGCTCCTGGAGGGCGACCGCGGCTTCGTCGATGACTACCAGCTCTACAAGGACGAGGTCGACTGGCAGGGACCGGAGGTCACCGCAGCGACCGAGACGCTGAAGGAGTACGTCGACAAGGGCTACATCGCCTCCGACGTGTCGTCGGTGAAGGCAGAGGACGCCGGTGTCTCGTTCATCAACGGCACCTCCCCGATCTTCGTGTCGGGCTCGTGGTGGTTCGGTCGCTTCGTCACCGAGGCCACCGGCTTCGACTGGTCGATGGCCGCGTTCCCGGGTGCCGATCTCTCTCTGGGCTCCTCCGGCAATCTCTGGGTCGTTCCGGAGAACGCCGCCAACGCCGACCTGGCCTACGAGTTCATCGACATCACCATGCGCCCCGAGATCCAGGCGATCATCGGCAACAACGGTGGCCTCCCGGTCGCCGCCGACACTGCCGACATCACCGATGAGAAGAGCGCAGAACTCATCGAGACATTCAACGGCGTACTCGAGGCAGACGGATTGTCGTTCTACCCCGACTGGCCCGCTCCCGGGTTCTACGACGTGATCGTCCAGGAACTGCAGGGTCTCGTCACCGGCGTGCAGGACGTGAAGACCACGAACACCAACCTCGGTGAGCAGTACGACGAAGGCACCGCGGAATACCGCTGA